One window from the genome of Dermacentor silvarum isolate Dsil-2018 chromosome 7, BIME_Dsil_1.4, whole genome shotgun sequence encodes:
- the LOC119457738 gene encoding kunitz-type serine protease inhibitor bitisilin-3 isoform X1 encodes MTPAGVWCCRYGTANRSKGGGIPSYGVSSPCHATPTLKTAVTIVPMKRNSSMPSTHLLAGILVLLACTGTTRAQGGVANAEPTAAARNSTSNEPNCFVVPEAGPCNGRLFRYYFHWGVGQCFRYEYSGCGGSGNNFRSRQKCMKTCWPLNYHMYCRTAVDQGPCQSWSVRYYYSSEKNHCFPFYYSGCGGNLNNFRSEQECRAICIAE; translated from the exons ATGACCCCCGCAGGAGTATGGTGCTGCCGCTACGGCACCGCAAACCGATCCAAAGGGGGCGGAATACCAAGTTACG GTGTCTCGTCACCTTGTCATGCCACGCCGACACTGAAAACAGCTGTGACCATTGTCCCTATGAAACGGAACTCATCGATGCCCA GCACACATCTCTTGGCCGGAATACTGGTGTTATTAGCGTGTACCG GTACGACAAGAGCTCAAGGAGGGGTAGCAAACGCAGAACCGACCGCGGCTGCAAGAAACAGCACCAGTAACGAACCAAACTGCTTCGTGGTGCCGGAGGCTGGGCCCTGCAATGGAAGGCTCTTCCGGTATTACTTCCACTGGGGAGTCGGACAGTGTTTTCGGTACGAATACAGCGGATGTGGAGGTAGCGGAAACAACTTCCGGAGCCGACAAAAATGCATGAAGACCTGCTGGCCAC tgaactATCACATGTACTGTCGTACAGCTGTGGACCAAGGGCCGTGCCAGTCATGGTCTGTGCGCTACTACTACAGCTCCGAGAAGAACCACTGCTTCCCCTTCTACTACTCGGGCTGTGGAGGAAACCTGAACAACTTCCGCTCTGAACAGGAGTGCCGGGCCATCTGCATTGCCGAGTGA
- the LOC119457738 gene encoding kunitz-type serine protease inhibitor bitisilin-3 isoform X2, which produces MTPAGVWCCRYGTANRSKGGGIPSYGTHLLAGILVLLACTGTTRAQGGVANAEPTAAARNSTSNEPNCFVVPEAGPCNGRLFRYYFHWGVGQCFRYEYSGCGGSGNNFRSRQKCMKTCWPLNYHMYCRTAVDQGPCQSWSVRYYYSSEKNHCFPFYYSGCGGNLNNFRSEQECRAICIAE; this is translated from the exons ATGACCCCCGCAGGAGTATGGTGCTGCCGCTACGGCACCGCAAACCGATCCAAAGGGGGCGGAATACCAAGTTACG GCACACATCTCTTGGCCGGAATACTGGTGTTATTAGCGTGTACCG GTACGACAAGAGCTCAAGGAGGGGTAGCAAACGCAGAACCGACCGCGGCTGCAAGAAACAGCACCAGTAACGAACCAAACTGCTTCGTGGTGCCGGAGGCTGGGCCCTGCAATGGAAGGCTCTTCCGGTATTACTTCCACTGGGGAGTCGGACAGTGTTTTCGGTACGAATACAGCGGATGTGGAGGTAGCGGAAACAACTTCCGGAGCCGACAAAAATGCATGAAGACCTGCTGGCCAC tgaactATCACATGTACTGTCGTACAGCTGTGGACCAAGGGCCGTGCCAGTCATGGTCTGTGCGCTACTACTACAGCTCCGAGAAGAACCACTGCTTCCCCTTCTACTACTCGGGCTGTGGAGGAAACCTGAACAACTTCCGCTCTGAACAGGAGTGCCGGGCCATCTGCATTGCCGAGTGA